A region from the Vespula pensylvanica isolate Volc-1 chromosome 9, ASM1446617v1, whole genome shotgun sequence genome encodes:
- the LOC122631518 gene encoding coiled-coil domain-containing protein 112-like isoform X2, with the protein MSTQNETNENVDEKKRKSILRKAQKTEYFKSFVQLKQQEYILEKGLANLIDNMKLDADVIKNLSKEEKELSARRENVLSILRKTVSDISDDVKTVKMIISDPEQIQQLGYTQHWSDEDHLLFLRMRKKYKNVPALVNAIRTKCPDISIEKIINHETWYKLYLDLRERQRLKINEWRKRKELNKMKKLQNEDTTEKEDLKKSEIPSSFSEKNSINDKGERSNAITNENINKKELIKKWKLEKENKRIMEEKQSKLRLESKRVLDEKRARIRMEAIRASLRDYRNQKSMDELLENTKTENIKNTKEYDPTLIKEFRKQDEEYIRKRRILISRTNKIRQNKFTSLRKYKLNTNSSTLCEPTKAWREKCKIEDIKRKDSQEVRYIKDIPKLYTRWRNEESTDLQNYFGL; encoded by the exons ATGAGTACGCAAAATGAAACCAATGAGAATGTggacgaaaagaaacgaaaatcgaTTCTAAGAAAGGCTCAAAAAACGGAATATTTCAAGAGTTTTGTGCAATTAAAACAACaggaatatattttagaaaaaggaCTTGCCAATTTAATAGACAATATGAAACTCGACGCTGACGTTATTAagaatttatcgaaagaagaaaaggaactgTCCGCGAGGAG agaaaatgtattatcaattttacgTAAAACGGTTTCCGATATTAGTGACGATGTGAAGACGGTAAAAATGATCATATCCGATCCTGAGCAAATTCAACAACTAG GTTATACGCAACATTGGAGCGACGAGGatcatttattgtttttaaggatgcgaaaaaaatataaaaatgtgccTGCTTTAGTCAATGCCATTAGAACAAAGTGTCCAgatatatcgatagaaaaaataataaatcacgaAACTTGGTACAAATTATATCTTGATCTACGTGAAAgacaaagattaaaaataaatgaatggcGAAAGCGTaaggaattaaataaaatgaaaaaattacaaaacgaGGATACTACCGAAAAGGAAGATCTAAAAAAGTCTGAAATACCTTCGAGcttttcagaaaaaaattcgattaacgATAAAGGTGAAAGATCTAACGCAATtaccaatgaaaatattaataagaaggaattaattaaaaagtggaaattagagaaagaaaacaaacgaatTATGGAGGAGAAACAATCGAAATTGCGATTAGAATCCAAACGGGTTTTGGATGAAAAGCGTGCACGAATTAGAATGGAAGCTATACGAGCAAGTTTGCGAGATTATAGGAATCAAAAATCAATGGATGAACTTTTGGAAAATACGAAAacggaaaatataaaaaatacgaaagaatatGATCCTACTTTGATCAAAGAATTTAG gaaacaggatgaagaatatattcgaaaaagaaggatattaATTTCacgtacgaataaaattcgacaaaataaatttacgagTTTAcggaaatataaattaaatacaaattctTCGACATTGTGCGAACCAACGAAAGCATGGcgtgaaaaatgtaaaatcgaGGATATCAAGAGGAAGGATAGTCAAGAAGTACGATACATCAAAGACATACCGAAACT ATATACGCGATGGAGAAACGAAGAGTCTACAGATTTACAGAATTATTTTGGgttataa
- the LOC122631518 gene encoding coiled-coil domain-containing protein 112-like isoform X1, with amino-acid sequence MSTQNETNENVDEKKRKSILRKAQKTEYFKSFVQLKQQEYILEKGLANLIDNMKLDADVIKNLSKEEKELSARRENVLSILRKTVSDISDDVKTVKMIISDPEQIQQLDVNEFKSKLIGISKKLNDFKKSCPLRTLSDDGNKLDSDLKEFSSRLHRYNTVNTIIKSSSIDLSSLDKDKKKNHEDYEEIEDFHTLIVKTGYTQHWSDEDHLLFLRMRKKYKNVPALVNAIRTKCPDISIEKIINHETWYKLYLDLRERQRLKINEWRKRKELNKMKKLQNEDTTEKEDLKKSEIPSSFSEKNSINDKGERSNAITNENINKKELIKKWKLEKENKRIMEEKQSKLRLESKRVLDEKRARIRMEAIRASLRDYRNQKSMDELLENTKTENIKNTKEYDPTLIKEFRKQDEEYIRKRRILISRTNKIRQNKFTSLRKYKLNTNSSTLCEPTKAWREKCKIEDIKRKDSQEVRYIKDIPKLYTRWRNEESTDLQNYFGL; translated from the exons ATGAGTACGCAAAATGAAACCAATGAGAATGTggacgaaaagaaacgaaaatcgaTTCTAAGAAAGGCTCAAAAAACGGAATATTTCAAGAGTTTTGTGCAATTAAAACAACaggaatatattttagaaaaaggaCTTGCCAATTTAATAGACAATATGAAACTCGACGCTGACGTTATTAagaatttatcgaaagaagaaaaggaactgTCCGCGAGGAG agaaaatgtattatcaattttacgTAAAACGGTTTCCGATATTAGTGACGATGTGAAGACGGTAAAAATGATCATATCCGATCCTGAGCAAATTCAACAACTAG ATGTAAACGAATTTAAGTCTAAGTTGATCggaatttcgaaaaaattgaacgattttaaaaaaagttGTCCACTTCGAACGTTGTCCGATGATGGAAATAAATTGGACTCCGAtctaaaagaattttcatcacgtttacatagatataatacagtgaatactataataaaatcatcgaGCATAGATTTATCGTCTCTTGacaaggataagaaaaaaaatcacgaagATTACGAAGAGATCGAAGATTTCCATACGTTGATTGTTAAAACGG GTTATACGCAACATTGGAGCGACGAGGatcatttattgtttttaaggatgcgaaaaaaatataaaaatgtgccTGCTTTAGTCAATGCCATTAGAACAAAGTGTCCAgatatatcgatagaaaaaataataaatcacgaAACTTGGTACAAATTATATCTTGATCTACGTGAAAgacaaagattaaaaataaatgaatggcGAAAGCGTaaggaattaaataaaatgaaaaaattacaaaacgaGGATACTACCGAAAAGGAAGATCTAAAAAAGTCTGAAATACCTTCGAGcttttcagaaaaaaattcgattaacgATAAAGGTGAAAGATCTAACGCAATtaccaatgaaaatattaataagaaggaattaattaaaaagtggaaattagagaaagaaaacaaacgaatTATGGAGGAGAAACAATCGAAATTGCGATTAGAATCCAAACGGGTTTTGGATGAAAAGCGTGCACGAATTAGAATGGAAGCTATACGAGCAAGTTTGCGAGATTATAGGAATCAAAAATCAATGGATGAACTTTTGGAAAATACGAAAacggaaaatataaaaaatacgaaagaatatGATCCTACTTTGATCAAAGAATTTAG gaaacaggatgaagaatatattcgaaaaagaaggatattaATTTCacgtacgaataaaattcgacaaaataaatttacgagTTTAcggaaatataaattaaatacaaattctTCGACATTGTGCGAACCAACGAAAGCATGGcgtgaaaaatgtaaaatcgaGGATATCAAGAGGAAGGATAGTCAAGAAGTACGATACATCAAAGACATACCGAAACT ATATACGCGATGGAGAAACGAAGAGTCTACAGATTTACAGAATTATTTTGGgttataa
- the LOC122631525 gene encoding nipped-B-like protein A, producing MPEQIKFKMNGVIPSVPITTLAGIASLTDLLPEMPLPTPLPQTLTNKSLLFHPRVAEEAQILLSVRDENLVPQLILSLSQTSSDHIELKDNYANTEQPLESEQNTPELLKAILQINPHVFKGPQYNSPRNWSQGTQQMHSNQSPANYGRFSPSYSNSSGSRQTPQGSPAHPAAARTVLPPPSGISHAQHPRMPVTPQNHADISQMSPFAVPSPSPRGNVMTEQTRTSTTPQHVQDDSNCINPLSNIAPQPNMYSPAHMSSPNTPLTSLGNVTPQHHNMAGMTPQHNMHMTSPMRANIPVQQQQTMNMQQNVYDPTMNQQVHHSLQSNEHMDINSSVQANQQFLLDPVTGLPDIDLPIENIETKQSMDNAAQDLLSGSQTTSYPNLHNVNVVNTLDPTNIMPIQHQQNNNSDKMLKMPTTPTEKMKEPVVMLNRLSIEDQALMQKSLAAFAEKSPSRAARMGLTNRDDTKSDSESEEEIGKNNKYFKARAKERQVQREKERAERKKSEDKIRRRRRILDDDEEDEKKEGIFTPTKPKIRKVEKKLVPVLSKLSVEELMETNTYQRFNSTIETIFENTEDIATNAELEEDGDVPPELLIPKYQLHDLCTEAAKLKALGAMESIPADRLVRLLNILEKNIRDGARVSPLADPDDDVDESRLWMQLAMERVQRAVDASLISLHIMTSSNMPKTVYLEDVIDRIVLFMKFQLQNTIYPSFDPVYKIDTKNKTDNYNSSGRKKRGHMKEVREKSILQVYNKMHELVGLLAELLNIQVLTDTSVLHASTLGVAPFFVESVSDLQLSALKLVTVIFTKYEKHRRLLLDDILASIARLPSSKRSLRTYRLNSEDHIQMLTALVLQLIQCVVVLSDSVVPQTKGSSKEEEEKKEEKKEEKKISYVDADVLIINKYETATRIAGNFLTVFLNKCGSKGEEIDYRPLFENFVQDLLATVNKPEWPAAELLLSLLGNLLVGHFSNKSSDMSLRVASIDYLGVVAARLRKDAVSSQCKLSTIDQIIRDIKLEQQKDADYDQIKDKEIIGLSEDEERTVFLQKVLLDYLAVNGTKDSALVYARHFYLAQWYRDCAVEKSRVGQSKNSPTKKTHKKRAKKKNKHHSSDQESDSEVEDQDADENDNNEQKNSEAYRLIEEKKKYIISRIRPYSTGTKPDVLQTYIDYNSAELISQYLASKRPFSQSFDRYLKQILHVLTESSIAIRTKAMKCLTMIVEADPSVLARVDMQLGVKHSFLDHSTSVREAAVDLVGKFVLSRPELIDKYYDMLLARILDTGVSVRKRVIKILKDICMECPDFPKIPEICVKMIRRVNDEEGIRKLVMEVFQNMWFTPVRERPTLDSDSLLRKVMNITDVVAASKDMGLEWFEQLLVSLFKPKEDKDDSTKMQTEPPKALLTACKQIVDCLIENVLRLEETNLGDVGKSEKKGSSQRLVACLTTLYLFAKIRPQLLVNHAITLQPYLSLKCQTQGDYQIISSVAHTLELVVPLMEHPSETFLAQLEEDSVKLILQHDRSVVASCLSCLGSIVNNVTRNFKLIRDCFKKYYGHLTEYKSLYEKDPANPMLLKYRPFFRRALFTVGLLLRHFNFTDPEVIEGLAENIKDQVFETLNYFVHQDNDDIRHFTLSAIGSLCIRHYEFMLVPELKELYHHLLTSENALVHMRIQVLNNIEIYLQEEEKRMIKQDLEWSKMSKQENLKEMGDVSSGMASTVIQLYIKEILESFLHANISVRHAALKVIQLILTQGLVHPVQIVPYLICMSTDCEKAVSHSADKQLQDIEKKYPGFIHMKSQFGIKLSYRLQKILQNDNTVRGMRIKEGEFPGALNGFLYTILRNTKQQRRAIVLSFLKQFDESAKTSLSQMLYLADNLAYFTYQVQDEPLFIIHHIDIIISMSGTNLLQSFREALLPKEGGSQSTSHHHHHHHHHHHHHHQQQQQQQHQHQHQHQHQHLGSSEQPRTENILSLVDEEDDEEDEETILARLPGDTTLLREYITASQGFLLLLTLRQHLKDLYGFSDAKIGQYSPSEAAKVYEKAVNRKNNLLFKPKATLQRLKEGVSNAELDAEGRKKLVKEYLDFKQLMLKYDPEEPDEGEEGDTSSKQCNIDNSQSPRIPNPEIDNKLNESAVTSNSFGNVQFHQATMNSSIEHSNNSMNSTITASTPTSPRVPKVAIHPMNPDMKEHRKHRAHKTEKMKKHKKKKRRRISDSSESGEDYSDPDFLV from the exons ATGCCAGAACAAATCAAATTCAAAATGAATGGGGTTATTCCGAGTGTGCCAATTACTACCCTCGCTGGTATCGCGAGTCTCACTGACTTGTTACCTGAAATGCCCCTACCAACGCCGCTGCCCCAAACTCTGACAAACAAATCTCTCCTGTTTCATCCAAGAGTAGCAGAGGAAGCACAAATATTGTTAAGTGTACGAGATGAAAATTTAGTGCCCCAGTTAATATTGTCCCTGTCACAAACTTCGTCGGACCATATTGAACTGAAGGATAATTATGCTAATACTGAACAACCCTTGGAATCAGAGCAGAATACGCCAGAATTGCTTAAAGCAATTCTGCAGATAAATCCACACGTGTTCAAAGGGCCTCAGTATAATTCTCCGAGAAATTGGTCTCAGGGTACTCAGCAGATGCATTCTAATCAATCACCAGCAAATTATGGCCGCTTTTCACCATCTTACTCGAATTCTTCAGGGTCCAGGCAAACGCCTCAAGGTAGTCCTGCTCATCCTGCTGCAGCTAGGACCGTACTCCCACCACCCAGTGGTATCTCTCACGCGCAGCATCCACGAATGCCAGTTACACCTCAAAATCATGCAGATATTTCACAAATGTCTCCTTTTGCCGTGCCTTCTCCATCTCCTAGAGGAAACGTTATGACGGAGCAAACGAGAACATCGACTACGCCACAGCATGTACAGGATGACTCCAATTGTATAAATCCTCTGTCGAATATAGCTCCCCAACCAAATATGTATTCTCCGGCTCATATGAGTTCACCTAATACACCTTTGACATCTTTGGGCAATGTAACGCCTCAGCATCATAACATGGCTGGTATGACGCCGCAACACAATATGCACATGACTTCTCCAATGCGTGCGAACATACCCGTTCAGCAACAGCAAACTATGAACATGCAACAGAATGTTTACGATCCAACGATGAATCAACAAGTACATCATTCGTTGCAAAGTAATGAGCATATGGATATTAATAGCAGTGTTCAAGCTAATCAACAGTTTTTACTTGATCCAGTAACTGGCCTTCCTGACATAGATTTACCGATAGAGAATATTGAAACGAAACAAAGCATGGATAATGCTGCACAAGATTTATTGTCAGGTTCACAGACCACGTCATATCCAAACCTTCATAATGTTAATGTTGTTAATACTTTAGATCCTACTAATATCATGCCAATACAGCATCAACAAAACAACAATTCCGacaaaatgttaaaaatgcCCACTACACCaacagaaaaaatgaaagaacctGTTGTTATGTTGAATAGATTATCTATAGAAGATCAGGCGCTTATGCAGAAGAGTTTAGCTGCATTCGCTGAGAAATCCCCCAGCCGTGCTGCAAGGATGGGATTGACCAATCGCGATGACACAAAGAGCGATTCCGAAAGCGAGGAAGAAAttggtaaaaataataaatatttcaaagcgCGAGCAAAGGAACGTCAGgttcagagagaaaaagagagagcagaaaggaagaaaagcgaAGATAAAATTCGTAGGAGAAGAAGGATATTGGACGACGATGAAGAGgacgaaaagaaggaaggaatatTTACACCAACAAAACCCAAAATAAGAAAGGTGGAGAAAAAACTAGTTCCAGTTCTGTCTAAATTAAGCGTTGAAGAATTAATGGAAACTAACACATACCAACGATTTAATTCGACCATAGAAACCATTTTTGAAAATACAGAAGATATTGCAACCAACGCGGAGTTAGAAGAAGATGGTGATGTGCCTCCAGAACTACTTATTCCTAAATATCAGTTACACGATTTATGTACCGAAGCGGCAAAGTTGAAAGCTTTAGGAGCTATGGAATCTATTCCTGCAGACCGATTGGTCAGATTGCTAAATATTTTAGAGAAGAATATTCGTGACGGAGCACGAGTATCTCCGTTAGCAGATcccgacgacgacgttgacgaAAGTAGGCTGTGGATGCAGTTGGCTATGGAAAGGGTACAGCGTGCCGTAGACGCATCCCTGATATCGTTGCATATTATGACATCGAGCAATATGCCCAAAACAGTTTATTTGGAAGACGTAATCGACAGAATAGTTCTTTTCATGAAATTTCAATTGCAAAACACCATCTATCCTTCGTTTGACCCTGTTTATAAAATAGACACAAAAAACAAGACTGACAATTATAATTCTAGTGGACGTAAAAAAAGGGGCCATATGAAGGAAGTTCGCGAAAAGAGCATTCTTCAAGTTTATAACAAAATGCACGAACTGGTTGGTCTCCTTGCCGAATTATTAAACATTCAAGTGTTAACGGACACCAGTGTTCTTCACGCATCCACGTTAGGCGTCGCACCATTTTTTGTTGAATCCGTTAGCGATCTGCAACTAAGCGCTCTGAAGCTTGTCACCGTAATATTTACCAAATACGAAAAGCATAGAAGATTATTGTTAGATGATATTTTGGCGTCAATAGCGAGACTTCCTAGTAGCAAAAGAAGTTTGCGCACATATAGGCTAAACTCTGAGGATCATATACAGATGCTAACTGCGTTAGTATTGCAGCTTATTCAATGCGTCGTGGTGCTGTCGGACAGTGTTGTACCACAAACAAAAGGATCttcgaaggaagaggaagagaagaaggaagaaaaaaaggaagagaaaaagattagtTACGTCGATGCCGATgttttgattataaataagtacGAGACCGCCACTAGAATAGCTGGTAATTTTTTAActgtatttttaaacaaatgcGGAAGCAAAGGAGAAGAAATTGATTATAGACCATTATTCGAGAATTTTGTACAGGATCTATTAGCTACAGTGAATAAACCTGAATGGCCTGCAGCAGAATTACTTCTGAGCTTGCTTGGAAATTTATTGGTCGGACATTTTTCGAACAAAAGTTCGGATATGTCGCTTAGAGTTGCTTCCATTGATTATCTTGGAGTAGTCGCAGCTAGACTAAGAAAAGACGCGGTCAGTTCTCAATGCAAGTTGTCCACCATTGATCAGATTATAAGAGACATCAAATTGGAACAACAAAAGGATGCCGATTATGATCAAATCAAAGACAAGGAAATCATAGGATTGAGCGAGGACGAAGAAAGGACGGTCTTTCTACAGAAAGTACTATTAGATTATTTGGCTGTTAACGGAACGAAGGATTCAGCATTGGTATACGCTCGACACTTTTATCTGGCTCAATGGTACAGAGATTGTGCGGTAGAGAAATCACGCGTAGGACAATCAAAGAATAGTCCGACTAAGAAGACGCATAAAAAGagagcgaagaaaaagaataaacatcACAGTAGCGATCAGGAAAGCGATTCGGAAGTTGAAGATCAGGACGCGGATGAAAATGACAATAACGAGCAGAAAAATTCGGAAGCTTATAGActcatagaagaaaaaaagaagtacatTATTAGCAGAATTAGACCGTACAGTACAGGAACTAAGCCAGACGTTTTACAAACCTACATAGATTACAATTCGGCCGAACTAATTTCTCAATACCTTGCATCAAAGAGACCATTTTCGCAAAGCTTCGATCGTTATCTCAAACAAATACTTCACGTACTGACAGAATCATCTATCGCAATTCGAACGAAAGCTATGAAATGTTTAACGATGATCGTTGAAGCAGATCCAAGTGTACTTGCGAGAGTCGATATGCAACTGGGAGTGAAACATTCGTTTCTCGATCATTCTACATCTGTAAGGGAGGCAGCTGTCGATTTAGTAGGAAAATTTGTATTGAGCAGACCGGAGTTAATAGACAAATATTACGACATGTTGCTAGCAAGAATATTGGATACAGGTGTCAGTGTTAGGAAACGTGTGATTAAGATACTGAAGGACATTTGTATGGAGTGCCCAGATTTCCCGAAAATCCCAGAGATTTGCGTGAAGATGATCAGAAGAGTGAACGATGAAGAAGGGATAAGAAAACTAGTTATGGAAGTTTTTCAAAATATGTGGTTCACCCCTGTAAGAGAACGACCTACGCTTGATTCCGACTCGTTACTGAGAAAAGTAATGAATATAACCGACGTTGTCGCAGCTAGCAAAGATATGGGCCTGGAATGGTTTGAACAACTGCTGGTAAGTTTGTTTAAACCAAAGGAAGATAAGGACGATAGTACGAAAATGCAAACCGAACCTCCGAAGGCATTATTAACGGCATGCAAGCAGATCGTCGATTGCTTGATAGAAAATGTTCTTAGGTTAGAGGAAACTAATCTAGGTGACGTCGGTAAATCCGAAAAGAAAGGATCGTCACAGCGACTGGTCGCTTGTTTAACTACGTTATATCTCTTTGCGAAGATCCGACCGCAACTTTTGGTTAATCATGCGATCACCTTGCAGCCTTACTTAAGTTTAAAGTGTCAAACACAAGGGGACTATCAAATAATAAGCAGCGTTGCTCACACTCTCGAGTTAGTAGTACCGTTGATGGAACATCCCAGCGAAACGTTCTTAGCGCAGCTAGAAGAGGATTCGGTTAAATTAATTCTGCAACACGATAGATCGGTCGTAGCAAGTTGTTTATCGTGTTTAGGCTCTATAGTGAACAACGTCACGAGGAACTTTAAATTAATACGTGactgttttaaaaaatattatggtCATCTGACGGAGTACAAATCGTTATACGAGAAAGATCCAGCGAATCCAATGCTATTGAAGTATAGGCCATTTTTCAGAAGAGCATTGTTCACAGTCGGCTTGTTATTGAggcattttaattttaccgaCCCGGAGGTCATTGAGGGTTTGGCAGAGAACATAAAGGATCAAGTCTTTGAAACATTAAATTACTTCGTCCATCAAGACAACGATGATATACGTCATTTCACTTTGTCCGCTATTGGTTCTCTTTGCATAAGACATTACGAATTCATGCTGGTTCCTGAATTGAAAGAGCTTTATCACCATTTGCTTACATCGGAGAACGCTCTGGTTCATATGAGAATTcaagttttaaataatatcgagatatatcttcaagaggaagaaaagagaatgataaaGCAGGATTTGGAATGGTCGAAGATGTCCAAGCAAGAGAATTTGAAGGAAATGGGAGATGTTTCATCGGGAATGGCCAGTACCGTCATTCAGCTTTACATTAAAGAGATATTGGAATCTTTCTTACATGCGAATATAAGCGTTAGACACGCTGCCCTGAAAGTTATACAACTGATTTTGACCCAAGGTTTGGTGCATCCTGTGCAAATAGTACCCTATTTGATTTGCATGAGCACGGATTGCGAGAAAGCCGTCAGTCACAGCGCGGACAAACAGCTGCAAGACATCGAGAAGAAGTACCCTGGCTTCATCCATATGAAATCACAATTTGGTATAAAATTAAGTTATCGATTGCAGAAAATTTTGCAGAATGATAACACTGTGAGAGGTATGCGAATTAAAGAAGGTGAATTTCCTGGTGCACTCAATGGTTttctatatactatattaagaAATACGAAACAACAGAGAAGGGCGATCGTCTTGTCCTTTTTAAAACAATTCGATGAGAGCGCCAAGACAAGTTTATCTCAAATGTTATACTTGGCTGATAATCTTGCTTATTTCACATATCAGGTACAAGACGAGCCATTATTCATCATCCATcatatcgatattatcataTCGATGTCAGGTACAAATTTGCTGCAGTCTTTCAGAGAAGCTTTGCTGCCTAAGGAAGGGGGCAGTCAATCGACATcgcatcatcatcaccatcatcatcatcatcatcatcatcatcatcagcagcagcagcagcaacagcatcagcatcaacatcagcatcagcatcagcatc TAGGATCGAGCGAGCAGCCTCGtacagaaaatatattatctctgGTAGACgaggaagacgacgaagaggacgaagagacGATTTTAGCAAGATTACCAGGTGACACGACTTTGCTCCGGGAATACATCACAGCCAGTCAAGGTTTTCTCTTGCTCCTGACATTGAGGCAACATCTAAAAGATCTTTATGGTTTCTCCGATGCGAAGATTGGTCAATATTCGCCATCGGAAGCGGCCAAGGTTTATGAGAAAGCCGTCAATCGTAAGAATAATCTTTTGTTCAAACCTAAAGCGACGTTACAGAGGCTGAAGGAAGGTGTAAGCAATGCGGAACTCGATGCCGAGGGCAGAAAGAAATTGGTCAAGGAATACTTGGATTTTAAACAGTTAATGCTGAAATATGATCCTGAAGAACCAGATGAAGGAGAGGAAGGTGATACCAGCAGCAAACAATGTAACATAGATAACAGTCAATCACCAAGGATACCCAATCCCGAGATTGATAATAAACTGAACGAGAGTGCAGTAACCAGCAATTCTTTCGGAAATGTTCAGTTTCATCAAGCAACTATGAACTCGTCTATCGAACATTCGAACAACTCGATGAACTCAACAATAACGGCGTCGACTCCGACGTCTCCACGTGTACCCAAAGTTGCTATACATCCGATGAATCCTGATATGAAGGAACATCGTAAGCACCGCGCGCACAAgacagaaaaaatgaagaaacataagaagaagaagaggagaagaatcTCCGACAGTAGCGAAAGTGGGGAAGACTATAGTGACCCTGATTTTCTAGTGTGA